Proteins encoded in a region of the Thermodesulfobacteriota bacterium genome:
- a CDS encoding universal stress protein: protein MEDYKKILFGTDFSENADIAFEHAINLAGKYKARLYIVHVINIAPMATYEPYMPVIDFSDFSRNVEARLQKDYIPRIPPSITAEPKVLSGYPAVEMANFVDQEGVDLIVVGAHGESGLVYTLFGSVADRLVRKARCSVLVVRSSFVAHSQE, encoded by the coding sequence ATGGAAGATTACAAAAAGATACTGTTTGGGACCGATTTTTCTGAAAATGCGGATATAGCCTTTGAGCACGCTATCAACTTGGCGGGTAAATATAAGGCCCGGTTATATATCGTGCACGTGATCAATATAGCCCCTATGGCCACCTATGAACCTTATATGCCGGTAATCGATTTCTCTGATTTCAGCCGTAATGTCGAGGCCCGGCTACAAAAGGACTATATCCCGCGCATTCCCCCGTCCATCACTGCCGAGCCAAAAGTCCTTTCCGGTTACCCGGCCGTTGAAATGGCCAATTTTGTGGATCAGGAGGGGGTTGACCTTATTGTCGTTGGGGCCCATGGTGAATCCGGCTTGGTCTATACGCTTTTTGGCAGCGTAGCTGACCGGCTTGTACGCAAGGCCCGATGCTCAGTACTTGTGGTCCGATCGTCTTTTGTTGCCCATAGTCAAGAATAA
- the greA gene encoding transcription elongation factor GreA, with protein MNRTPITREGYEQLRRELEKLEKIERPSVVRAIEEARGHGDLSENAEYTAAKERQSLVEGKIRDLHYKLATSEIVDCNNLNCDRVVFGVVVALTDLESGETVKYQLVGPHESDASSGRISVIAPLGRALIGKEPGDEIQVKTPGGLRNFEIMDIMPAWPAS; from the coding sequence ATGAATCGTACACCAATTACCAGAGAAGGTTATGAGCAGCTGCGTCGCGAGTTAGAAAAATTGGAGAAAATCGAAAGACCCTCCGTAGTCAGGGCCATTGAAGAGGCGCGCGGCCACGGAGACCTTTCTGAAAATGCCGAATATACAGCAGCCAAGGAAAGGCAATCTCTCGTCGAGGGCAAGATACGGGATTTGCATTATAAGCTTGCCACCTCAGAGATCGTTGATTGTAATAACCTGAATTGTGATCGCGTTGTTTTTGGAGTCGTTGTGGCCTTAACTGACCTGGAATCGGGAGAAACAGTAAAATATCAGTTGGTTGGTCCGCATGAATCGGATGCCTCCAGTGGCCGGATCTCGGTCATTGCCCCACTCGGGCGGGCGCTTATTGGGAAAGAACCGGGAGATGAGATTCAGGTAAAGACGCCCGGGGGACTTCGTAATTTTGAAATTATGGATATTATGCCTGCGTGGCCAGCTTCATAA